Genomic segment of Candidatus Rokuibacteriota bacterium:
AGCGTCCGCAGACGGTGGTCTCGGAGAACGCGCGTTCGGCAAAGGCCCTGGACTGGCCGCGGATCAACGGGAGGAGGGATCGCCCCTGAAACGACGACGGCCGGTCCACCCCGAGGACGTCCAGGATCGTCGGCAGGACGTCGATCCCCTCCACCTGAGTTGTCACCACCCGGCCTCGGGGGAGCCCGGGCCCGGTCATGATGAGAGGAACGCGGATCACCTCATCGTAGAGGGTTCCCGCCAGCGACGTCGAGGCATGGCCGACAAAGCCATGGTCGAGAAGCTCTTCCCCATGATCCGCGCTCACGACGACCACGGTCTTGTCCCCCAGACCCAGCCGCTCGATCACTCCCAGGAGGCGGCCGACCTCCTCGTCCGTCCGGCGAATCTTCCCGTCGTACAGGGCCGAGAGGACCCGGCGGTCCTCGGGTCTCAGCGCCACCTCGCCCTTTTGCACGATCGGTTGTCCGAGAAACGGTTGAACGCGTTTCAGGAGAGCCGCGGGGAAGGGCTCCCCGCCCGGGGCGAACATCCGATCGTACGGAGGGGGCGGGTTGTACGGAAGGTGCGGCCCCTCGTAGTGGAGCCAGAGAAAGAACGGCCGCCGCGCATTGGCCTCGAGCCACCGCTCAGGATCGCGGTCGGTAACCGGCTCGAAACCGAGGTGCTCGAACTCGGGGAGGGCGATCAGGTATGACAAGCCGGGCACGGCATACCCGGCCCGGCGAAGCCTGACAAGAGGAGTCTCTGTTCCCGGCGCCAGGCGCGCCCTGTGGTCATGGACCCCGTGAGCGGTCGGGTAGACGCTGGTGAGGGTCGAGACCAGCGCCGCGGAAGTCCAGGAGGCCTGATTGATGACCTGGGTGAAGCGCACCCCGCTTCGCGCCAGTCGCTCGAGGGTGGGGCTCGTCGGCTTCGGATACCCATAGGCGCTCAGATGGTCCGGGCGCAGGCTGTCGATGGTGATGAGGAGCACGTTCGGGCGAGCGTCCGGCTCCGGGTGCGCACGAACCTCCAGCGCCGACCAGGCGCTGAGCCCGACCAGGAGAGTCAGGAGAAGAACCCTTGGGGCGCGCACGTCAGCCAGCCCGGAGGACGAACTCTACGACCAGGGCGCCCGGAGGGTTATCCGACCCCTTTGACGCGCTTGACGGTTTTGCTATACTTATGCTTGAAAAAGCGAGCCGAACTCCGACCGTATGGCGGGTGGTCCCAAAAGGACCTAGGCCGTGCCCCCTACCCACGGGGGTTTTTCTTTCCCTAAATCTGCCGGATCGTTCCCCCGGCCTTAGCCCGGTCAAGCCTCTCCCTCCACTCCGCCACCCCCTCCTCCGCATCTCGGATAAACCCGGCCATCGCATCTGCAAGCCGTAAGAGTGCGTTACTCTCTTCTCGTCCACCTCTCACTTTCCGGACAGGAACGCGGATCCGCCTCAGGCCTACAGCAACCTGACGGGTCTCGCCTCGACGGAGGCCGTCAATCACTACTGTCACTTTGTAGTCACGCTTGCCTGTTCGCTCGCCCAGAGCCTTCGCAATCGTAAGCAAGGTGAGGTCTCGATACGCTCGTGTCCCCGGATAGACGGAATAGAAGACCGCTCCCCTGAGCTTTGGATCTCCGAGCAGTCGATCCATATAGGCCGACCGCGGTTCGTGCCGGGATTTATGCCACGGGAGCGCGCCCTTCCCCGTCTCCTTCTCTACTTCCGCAAGCCAGCGCAGGAGCTCATCACGCTCCGAGCCCACCACAACCACAGCAACCAAGAAGAACCCACCCAGGGTGTCCTGACCGGTTTCGTCTGCGTAGGCATAGAGCTTCTCCATGGGCGTAATTTACGTAGTCTATCGCTTCGAGGCGGGGAAGGGGAAGGACGCGAATCCGCGCTCATAGGAGACAATGCCTCCCGACTACACGAGTACGCGCGGACAATGGCTCATGAGATGACTCCAGGCCATCTCGATGTTCGTCATAGCTCAATGACCTCGCCCGGGGCGAGATCAGGCTTCAACACCCAGTAACGGGTCCTCCCGCTTACCCGCCGCTCAGCTCCGAGTCGTTTCAGAGAGGCCTCGAGGCGCGCCAGCACCGATCGGAAAAAACCGTCCCGATCGTGCAGAAGCCTCGCGTCTTCGACGAGGTCGAGGTAGAGCGGGACAACTCTGACAGCTTCGTCTCGAGTCCTGAGGAGCCTGGCCAGACGCGGGCGGAGTCCCAGAGAGCGAAGCCGATCAAGCTCCCGCTCGAATTCCCCGTCCACTCCCTCCAGCAGGCGGAGGCGCGCGAAGCGCCCAGGCGGAAACTCCTCGGCTATGATCAGAAGGTCAATGTCCGAATCCGGGCCGGCATCGCCGCGCGCGACGGACCCGAAGAGGACAACCGAGACCAGGTTCTGCCCCAAGGCGCCGTGGAGCAGCCCAGCATAGCGCTCCGCGGCAGCCCGCAAAGCCAGGGGGATTTCGTTGGGATCCAAAGCGGAGACGGCGCCCATCGTCGTGGATATTCTACATGGTTCTTCCAGCCCGACGCCGCTGAATGTGGCGGAGAACAAGACGGCGCCGGCCTACGTCAACCCGCCCGGAGGACGAACTTCACGAAGAGCGCCCCGAGCGTGCCCGCCGCCACGTCGAAGACGACGTCCGACAAAGCCCCGTAGCGACGGGGAAGAAACACCGCGATCCACTCCTCAACGGTCCCGACCCAGAGGGCGAGGAGCACGACCCACAGATACAGATGGGGCGGTGGCGTGAACGGCCTGAGGGCGCGCTCGGCCAGGACGCTGAGGAACGAGTACTCGAGGAAGTGGATCCGCTTCACCGTCACCTCGAGCGCTGCGAAGTAGTAGGTATAGACCAGGACCAGGCCGGCGAAGACCACGTAGGCCCGCAGCGGAGTCCGTCGCCAGAGCAAAGCGCCGACGCAGCCGAGCGCGACCAGAGCGCCAAGCGCGTTGACAGCTCGCCGGAAGGTCGAGTGCCCGATCGTTTTGACGATGGCGCTTACGACCTGAAAGCCGATCGGAAGCGTGAGATAGATGAGGCCTACCCATAGCGCCACCGCCATCCAGCGCCGTCGGAGGGTGTCCGAGGAAACGAGATGCCGCTCCGGCTCGCGCCGGACGGGTACGGCGAGGAGCGCGACCACGCCCAGGGCAATGGTGGCGAACGCCAGCGGCATCCCCCGATGCTTGAGGAGTTCGGCCGGCGTCTCCCTGACAGGCACCGCCCCGGCGGTGGTCACCAGAAGGATGCCGAACGCGCAAATCCCGCCGGCGATCACTCCCATTGGCCAGCGGGACTTGCGGCACAGGGGCCTCAGCGGGCCGATCCGGAACAGGTCAGCTCCGCCCTTATTTCACCCACACCCACTGGCCGGGCCACCAGGCCCAGCCGTGCTCGCCCCACACCCACCTCCCCGGCTGCCAGACCCACTGCCACGCTGACGGCGTGGCATGTCCGTTCGAGCCCGTGACGGTCACGCTGCTCTGGATGACGACCATCGAGGGCGGAACCTCGACCGTCTGGGGAAAGGGATGCAGGAACGGGAGGTGGTCAACCGGGCGCGCCTGCGGGTTGGTGATGATCACGACCGTCTGCGTCACGGTCTTCGTCGTGCCAGCGGGTCGCTGCACCCCGGCGTTGGGGGGGCCGGCGAGCCCGCCAAGCCTGAGCGGAGACGCCCCGAACCTGAACGACCCCGCCCACGCCCCGGCCGGGACGAGGACGAGCATCGCCGCCACCATCACGGAGCCCGTCAGGAACGCGCTCGCCTTCTTCATCATCGCCCTGGCCCTCCCTGGAACGTGATCCGGGGGAAACCCCCCAGCCGTGA
This window contains:
- a CDS encoding sulfatase codes for the protein MRAPRVLLLTLLVGLSAWSALEVRAHPEPDARPNVLLITIDSLRPDHLSAYGYPKPTSPTLERLARSGVRFTQVINQASWTSAALVSTLTSVYPTAHGVHDHRARLAPGTETPLVRLRRAGYAVPGLSYLIALPEFEHLGFEPVTDRDPERWLEANARRPFFLWLHYEGPHLPYNPPPPYDRMFAPGGEPFPAALLKRVQPFLGQPIVQKGEVALRPEDRRVLSALYDGKIRRTDEEVGRLLGVIERLGLGDKTVVVVSADHGEELLDHGFVGHASTSLAGTLYDEVIRVPLIMTGPGLPRGRVVTTQVEGIDVLPTILDVLGVDRPSSFQGRSLLPLIRGQSRAFAERAFSETTVCGRSCPEGREQPRLQALRRPPWKFIQRREPSGQVQEELYYLPSDPREQRDVARRHPEVVARLRGELTRWAAVNLAKAVELQAPPEATGHAATEPPTIVRPRGRVAFGQSGGRIVIEWVGSTDGRYVLEYEVGQGKYRLKGSFPVAGRSKEFGPLNSSVWNLLPLYNPFRFRLRPEGCQGQGCWTEWVSFMVEPANGPVSR
- a CDS encoding DUF3800 domain-containing protein gives rise to the protein MEKLYAYADETGQDTLGGFFLVAVVVVGSERDELLRWLAEVEKETGKGALPWHKSRHEPRSAYMDRLLGDPKLRGAVFYSVYPGTRAYRDLTLLTIAKALGERTGKRDYKVTVVIDGLRRGETRQVAVGLRRIRVPVRKVRGGREESNALLRLADAMAGFIRDAEEGVAEWRERLDRAKAGGTIRQI
- a CDS encoding nucleotidyltransferase domain-containing protein — its product is MGAVSALDPNEIPLALRAAAERYAGLLHGALGQNLVSVVLFGSVARGDAGPDSDIDLLIIAEEFPPGRFARLRLLEGVDGEFERELDRLRSLGLRPRLARLLRTRDEAVRVVPLYLDLVEDARLLHDRDGFFRSVLARLEASLKRLGAERRVSGRTRYWVLKPDLAPGEVIEL
- the vanZ gene encoding VanZ family protein — protein: MGVIAGGICAFGILLVTTAGAVPVRETPAELLKHRGMPLAFATIALGVVALLAVPVRREPERHLVSSDTLRRRWMAVALWVGLIYLTLPIGFQVVSAIVKTIGHSTFRRAVNALGALVALGCVGALLWRRTPLRAYVVFAGLVLVYTYYFAALEVTVKRIHFLEYSFLSVLAERALRPFTPPPHLYLWVVLLALWVGTVEEWIAVFLPRRYGALSDVVFDVAAGTLGALFVKFVLRAG
- a CDS encoding YXWGXW repeat-containing protein, which produces MMKKASAFLTGSVMVAAMLVLVPAGAWAGSFRFGASPLRLGGLAGPPNAGVQRPAGTTKTVTQTVVIITNPQARPVDHLPFLHPFPQTVEVPPSMVVIQSSVTVTGSNGHATPSAWQWVWQPGRWVWGEHGWAWWPGQWVWVK